Proteins encoded in a region of the Sphingomonas jaspsi DSM 18422 genome:
- a CDS encoding ATP-binding protein translates to MTAGEEQRLDWRRGGAAAVALVATLVLLGMVVLVALTSNARDEALETERHAYDVTLLTRTLDGSIARAEAAVGQFALDEDVAGSGSRYYASWRLAGQQVAELDRLLAQDPEQSRRVDELKVLIDRRGEQFAQVARFVNGRQKDYGLRQWYYISTQADLGKDVRAKLAEIADAERSSLASKMQQTQLFSAEADRLTDYLSWLGMTVGVIAIFMGLVAFQALRQNAAAKKVAESETERAAALQAAVAERTKELRLANEALKAEAVERQAAEAQLRQVQKMEAVGQLTGGIAHDFNNMLAVVVGGIDLARRRLNGPRREVMAHLTNAMEGATRAAALTRRLLSFARSEPLMPERVESDRLLEGMRDLLDRTLGERITIRTDLVDEAWPVFVDAHQLENAILNLAVNARDAMDGQGTLTIRTRNVTLPANAVGDIQAGDYLAIDVVDTGCGMSPQVMERAFEPFFTTKEVGKGTGLGLSQIFGFAHQSGGEVGIESAVGKGTTVTLLLPRTSAIAPASNVRQLQTSQRPEDDITVQGARILLVEDDPRVRTATIGALEDLGYEPIACSSGAEALALFDSMEFDLVISDVIMPEMTGPEMIRIVKARRPDVGVLFVTGYVGDGEGDDLKGYDLLRKPFTVGTLATAVANALTGRPSGSPPISGAAAAG, encoded by the coding sequence ATGACGGCGGGGGAAGAACAGCGGCTCGATTGGCGCCGCGGCGGCGCGGCGGCGGTGGCGCTCGTCGCCACGCTGGTCCTGCTTGGCATGGTCGTGCTGGTGGCGTTGACCAGCAACGCCCGCGACGAAGCGCTCGAAACCGAGCGTCATGCCTATGACGTCACGCTCCTCACCCGCACCCTCGACGGCAGCATCGCCCGCGCCGAAGCGGCGGTCGGCCAGTTCGCCCTCGACGAGGATGTCGCTGGCAGCGGCAGTCGCTATTACGCCTCCTGGCGACTTGCGGGGCAGCAGGTGGCCGAACTCGACCGCCTCCTCGCCCAGGATCCCGAACAAAGCCGCCGTGTCGATGAGCTGAAGGTCCTGATCGACCGCCGCGGCGAACAATTTGCGCAGGTCGCCCGCTTCGTGAACGGCCGGCAGAAGGATTATGGCCTGCGCCAGTGGTACTATATTTCCACCCAGGCCGACCTCGGCAAGGACGTCCGCGCCAAGCTCGCGGAAATCGCCGATGCCGAGCGCTCTTCGCTCGCGTCGAAAATGCAACAAACGCAGCTTTTCTCGGCCGAGGCGGACCGGCTGACCGATTACCTCAGCTGGCTGGGCATGACCGTCGGCGTCATTGCCATTTTCATGGGCCTGGTTGCTTTCCAGGCGCTGCGCCAGAACGCCGCTGCCAAGAAGGTCGCCGAAAGCGAAACAGAACGCGCCGCCGCGCTGCAGGCCGCGGTCGCCGAGCGGACCAAGGAACTGCGCCTCGCCAACGAAGCGCTGAAGGCCGAAGCGGTCGAGCGCCAGGCGGCCGAGGCCCAGCTGCGCCAGGTGCAGAAGATGGAGGCCGTCGGCCAGCTGACCGGCGGCATCGCGCACGACTTCAACAACATGCTGGCGGTCGTCGTCGGCGGCATCGATTTGGCCCGCCGCCGCCTCAACGGCCCGCGCCGCGAAGTCATGGCGCACCTCACCAATGCGATGGAAGGCGCGACCCGCGCCGCCGCGCTGACCCGCCGCCTGCTCAGCTTCGCCCGGTCCGAGCCGCTGATGCCCGAACGGGTGGAAAGCGACCGGCTGCTTGAAGGGATGCGCGACCTGCTGGACCGGACGCTGGGCGAACGCATCACCATCCGCACCGATTTGGTCGATGAAGCCTGGCCGGTGTTCGTCGACGCGCACCAGCTCGAAAACGCGATCCTCAACTTGGCCGTCAACGCCCGCGACGCGATGGATGGGCAGGGCACGCTGACCATTCGCACCCGCAACGTCACGCTTCCCGCCAATGCGGTCGGCGACATCCAGGCCGGCGATTATCTGGCGATCGACGTCGTCGACACCGGCTGCGGCATGAGCCCGCAGGTGATGGAACGCGCGTTCGAACCCTTTTTCACCACCAAGGAAGTCGGCAAGGGCACCGGCCTTGGCCTGTCGCAGATCTTCGGCTTCGCGCACCAGTCGGGCGGCGAAGTCGGGATCGAAAGCGCGGTCGGCAAGGGTACCACCGTGACGCTGCTGCTGCCGCGTACCAGCGCCATCGCCCCGGCCAGCAATGTCCGCCAGCTGCAGACCAGCCAGCGGCCGGAGGACGACATCACGGTCCAGGGTGCCCGCATCCTGCTGGTCGAGGACGATCCGCGCGTGCGCACCGCGACCATCGGCGCGCTGGAGGATTTGGGTTACGAGCCGATCGCCTGCTCGAGCGGGGCCGAGGCACTGGCTTTGTTCGACAGCATGGAATTCGACCTCGTCATCTCGGACGTCATCATGCCCGAAATGACCGGCCCGGAGATGATCCGCATCGTCAAGGCCCGCCGCCCTGACGTCGGCGTTCTGTTCGTCACCGGCTATGTCGGCGACGGCGAGGGCGATGACCTCAAGGGCTACGACCTGCTGCGCAAACCCTTCACCGTCGGCACGCTGGCCACCGCCGTCGCCAATGCGCTGACCGGCCGCCCTAGCGGATCGCCCCCGATTTCAGGAGCTGCGGCAGCAGGCTGA
- a CDS encoding diacylglycerol/lipid kinase family protein, translating into MSRPRIALLSNPKSTGNIAQLPRIRAFCAEHPDIFHYEVEAADQIGAALKTIARINPTVLAINGGDGTVQAALTEIHNGGYFGDHAPPVAVLPSGKTNLIALDLGAKGDPVVALEKLLEIAKSDVSPHLVARELISLSGGEAGIKPVIGMFMGGAGLADVMLYCRERVYPLGLPNGISHVITAIAVLLQQLFGLKASFLPPEPAPLSVQVRKGGKITARFAFLFVTTLDKLLLSSEFGSHGKGPLKFVAVEQKPFSLIRAFFASLVGRLGRTKLDGVHVEEADEIAIEGDASQVILDGETFRAGVGKPLLLRPAQPLSFVRIAA; encoded by the coding sequence ATGTCGCGCCCTCGTATCGCCCTGCTCAGCAACCCCAAATCCACGGGCAATATCGCCCAGCTTCCGCGCATCCGCGCCTTTTGCGCCGAGCATCCCGACATCTTCCATTACGAAGTCGAAGCTGCGGACCAGATCGGCGCCGCGCTGAAGACCATCGCCCGGATCAATCCGACGGTCCTGGCGATCAACGGCGGCGACGGCACCGTCCAGGCAGCGCTCACCGAAATCCACAACGGCGGCTATTTCGGCGACCATGCACCGCCGGTCGCCGTGCTGCCGAGCGGCAAGACCAACCTCATCGCGCTGGACCTTGGCGCGAAGGGCGACCCGGTGGTCGCGCTCGAAAAGCTGCTCGAGATCGCCAAGTCGGACGTGTCGCCGCACCTCGTCGCGCGCGAGCTCATCTCGCTGTCGGGCGGGGAAGCGGGGATCAAGCCGGTGATCGGCATGTTCATGGGCGGCGCGGGTCTTGCCGACGTCATGCTCTACTGCCGCGAACGGGTGTATCCGCTCGGCCTGCCCAACGGCATCAGCCATGTCATCACCGCGATCGCGGTGCTGCTGCAACAGTTGTTCGGCCTCAAGGCCAGCTTCCTGCCGCCCGAACCGGCGCCGCTCAGCGTCCAGGTCCGCAAGGGCGGAAAGATCACCGCGCGCTTCGCCTTCCTGTTCGTGACGACGCTCGACAAGCTGCTGCTGTCGAGCGAATTCGGGTCGCACGGCAAGGGGCCGCTGAAATTTGTCGCGGTCGAGCAGAAGCCCTTCTCCTTGATCCGTGCCTTCTTCGCCAGCCTCGTCGGCCGCCTTGGCCGGACCAAGCTAGACGGGGTTCATGTCGAGGAAGCCGATGAAATCGCGATCGAGGGCGACGCGAGCCAGGTCATCCTCGACGGCGAAACCTTCCGCGCCGGGGTCGGCAAGCCGCTGCTGCTGCGGCCGGCCCAGCCGCTGTCGTTCGTACGCATCGCCGCCTGA
- a CDS encoding DUF2141 domain-containing protein, translated as MSYSRLIMIASAVLCAGPAHAVVTGDAASCAAGKPSVLVHVSGIKQGSGRLKLSIYGADRDRWLAKQGRIAKLKVPVTGTAMDVCVAVPAAGRYAVAVHHDFNLDGKRDGADGGGYSRNPKVTLFDPKPDFEQAAFAVGKGPARVQVTMLYLHGLKVAPWVS; from the coding sequence ATGTCCTATTCTCGCCTGATCATGATCGCGTCGGCGGTGCTCTGCGCCGGGCCGGCGCATGCGGTCGTGACAGGCGACGCGGCAAGCTGTGCGGCCGGCAAGCCGTCGGTGCTGGTCCATGTCAGCGGCATCAAGCAGGGCAGCGGCCGGCTGAAGCTGTCGATCTATGGCGCCGATCGCGATCGCTGGCTGGCGAAGCAGGGACGGATCGCCAAGCTCAAGGTGCCGGTGACGGGAACCGCGATGGACGTGTGCGTCGCGGTACCGGCGGCGGGACGCTATGCCGTCGCGGTCCATCATGACTTCAACCTCGACGGGAAGCGCGACGGCGCGGACGGCGGCGGCTATTCGCGCAACCCCAAGGTTACGCTGTTCGATCCCAAGCCCGATTTCGAGCAGGCGGCCTTCGCCGTCGGCAAGGGACCCGCGCGGGTCCAGGTGACGATGCTGTACCTTCACGGGTTGAAGGTCGCGCCATGGGTCAGCTGA
- a CDS encoding LptF/LptG family permease, which yields MALIDRYLARNITVPLVGTLILAAMLLVLDKMLRLFDFVINAGGPVSVVFRMLANMLPEYFSLGIPIGLMLGVLLAFRKLALSSELDAMRGIGIGYGKLLKVPYMFAVGLMILNLFIVGWLQPYSHYRYEGLRFDLRSGALGASIKVGEFNDFGKRMTLRIEQSEDRGARLMGIFTSLNDKGGTRVTATAKEGQFLGTDDPETIIFRLKHGRLVQEGKNFATPRTLAFDSYDLPIKLPNVDNFRGRGDDIGELTLPEVFGRAYGGEAKSHDDNLAARANLFFRLVEVVMMAMLPLLAVALAVPPKRSSSALGIFVGIVMVVTYHKINQYAESAGAQDRLIPEVALWIPFVFFAALIGWMYHVIAHRPGGQPIGALEAAFAKLSKSLRKLLPKRRFQRIEEAA from the coding sequence GTGGCGTTGATCGATCGCTACCTTGCCAGGAACATCACCGTGCCGCTGGTCGGCACGCTGATCCTTGCCGCCATGTTGCTGGTGCTCGACAAGATGCTGCGCCTGTTCGATTTCGTCATCAATGCCGGCGGCCCGGTCAGCGTCGTGTTCCGCATGCTCGCCAACATGCTCCCCGAATATTTCTCGCTCGGCATCCCGATCGGCCTGATGCTCGGCGTGTTGCTGGCCTTCCGCAAGCTCGCGCTCAGTTCCGAACTCGATGCGATGCGCGGCATCGGCATCGGCTACGGCAAGCTGCTGAAGGTGCCCTACATGTTCGCGGTGGGGCTGATGATCCTCAACCTGTTCATCGTCGGCTGGCTGCAGCCCTATTCCCACTATCGCTACGAGGGCCTGCGTTTCGACCTCCGCTCGGGTGCCCTCGGCGCGTCGATCAAGGTCGGCGAGTTCAACGACTTCGGCAAGCGCATGACCTTGAGGATCGAACAGAGCGAGGATCGCGGCGCCCGGCTGATGGGCATCTTTACGTCGCTCAACGACAAGGGCGGCACGCGCGTCACCGCAACCGCCAAGGAAGGACAGTTCCTCGGCACCGACGATCCCGAAACGATCATTTTCCGGCTGAAACACGGCCGGCTGGTGCAGGAAGGCAAGAATTTTGCGACGCCGCGCACGCTGGCGTTCGACAGCTACGACCTGCCGATCAAGCTGCCCAACGTCGACAATTTCCGCGGACGCGGCGACGATATCGGCGAGTTGACGCTGCCCGAAGTGTTCGGCCGCGCCTATGGCGGCGAGGCCAAGTCGCATGACGACAATCTCGCCGCGCGCGCCAATCTCTTCTTCCGGTTGGTCGAAGTGGTGATGATGGCGATGCTGCCGCTGCTGGCGGTGGCGCTGGCGGTGCCGCCCAAGCGCAGCAGCTCGGCGCTCGGCATCTTCGTCGGCATCGTGATGGTGGTGACCTACCACAAGATCAACCAATATGCCGAAAGCGCCGGCGCGCAGGACCGTCTCATCCCCGAGGTCGCGCTGTGGATCCCCTTCGTCTTCTTCGCCGCGCTGATCGGCTGGATGTATCACGTCATCGCCCATCGCCCGGGCGGGCAGCCGATCGGAGCGCTTGAAGCCGCATTCGCCAAGCTGTCGAAGTCGCTGCGCAAGCTGCTGCCCAAACGGCGGTTCCAGCGGATCGAGGAAGCGGCATGA
- the lptG gene encoding LPS export ABC transporter permease LptG, with translation MINLDFMPSRQLAFYCGKLFITRMLAVLVALVLVLMMLDLLGESGKILAVPGNGEAELWKYVTLRVPMLISRFLPFSALLGALIAFTGLNQNSEVVSMKAAGLSAHQILAPMIVASGLVAGLLFLFNETVVVKSARVLNAWSDNDYALVPPDSGVLSNVWVRNGDQLIRAGLVGGSGPTTQLRRITIYQRQGAEIATITDADRAVQVPGGWQLEHVKSYDSATNVVRKADRQVALQGIEPQRFTLAHVDPSERGFLNLRKAIRDLEQAGRPTDEVLTGWWHKLSSPLSTILMPLLAATAAFGLARSGQVLLRACIGMALGFAYFVADNFSIALGNYGAYPPALAAWAPFFLFLLIGEFVLIRQEE, from the coding sequence ATGATCAACCTCGACTTCATGCCCTCGCGCCAGCTCGCCTTCTACTGCGGCAAGCTGTTCATCACGCGGATGCTGGCGGTGCTGGTGGCGCTGGTGCTGGTGCTGATGATGCTCGACCTGCTCGGCGAATCGGGCAAGATCCTGGCGGTCCCCGGCAATGGCGAAGCCGAGCTGTGGAAATATGTGACGCTTCGGGTGCCGATGCTGATTTCGCGCTTCCTGCCCTTTTCGGCGCTGCTCGGTGCATTGATCGCCTTCACCGGACTCAACCAGAACAGCGAAGTGGTATCGATGAAGGCCGCGGGCCTGTCGGCGCACCAGATCCTGGCGCCGATGATCGTCGCCAGCGGCCTCGTCGCCGGCCTGCTGTTCCTGTTCAACGAAACGGTCGTGGTGAAGTCGGCACGCGTGCTCAACGCGTGGAGCGACAATGACTATGCGCTGGTCCCGCCCGACAGCGGCGTGCTGTCGAACGTCTGGGTCAGGAACGGCGACCAGCTGATCCGCGCCGGGCTGGTCGGCGGTAGCGGGCCGACGACCCAGCTTCGCCGCATCACCATCTACCAGCGGCAGGGCGCCGAAATCGCGACCATCACCGATGCCGACCGCGCGGTGCAGGTGCCGGGCGGCTGGCAGCTTGAGCATGTTAAAAGCTACGATTCCGCGACCAACGTCGTCCGCAAGGCCGATCGGCAGGTCGCCCTGCAGGGGATCGAACCGCAACGCTTTACGCTGGCCCATGTCGATCCCAGCGAGCGCGGCTTCCTCAACCTCCGGAAGGCGATCCGCGACCTCGAACAGGCGGGCCGCCCGACCGACGAAGTGCTCACCGGCTGGTGGCACAAGCTGAGCAGCCCGCTGTCGACGATCCTGATGCCGCTGCTGGCGGCGACGGCGGCGTTCGGACTGGCGCGATCGGGACAGGTGCTGCTGCGGGCCTGCATCGGCATGGCGCTGGGCTTCGCCTATTTCGTCGCCGACAATTTCAGCATCGCGCTGGGCAATTACGGCGCCTACCCGCCGGCACTTGCAGCTTGGGCGCCCTTCTTCCTGTTCCTGCTGATCGGCGAATTCGTCCTGATAAGGCAAGAAGAGTAG
- a CDS encoding fatty acid desaturase family protein, whose product MTPDAVQPLDQAHAASAKPRGDDKAMLRAAANLTRELNQPKAAIYWADMLASALTGYAMVAVAILASSPWVALGAAVIAVLTLYRAGLFIHEITHLKAGALPGFKLGWNLLVGVPLMAPSFMYEGIHNMHHAKTRYGTVEDPEYLPLALMKPWTLPMFVVIAVLGPVALLFRFAVLTPLSLLIPKLRDVVVGKMSGLQINPKFVRRRPEGEFAREWAWQEAGASIFAIGLIALVVSGVVPLRAAAIYIGITSAALVLNQIRTLVAHLWENDGEAMTVTEQYLDTVNVPPPGVWAELWAPVGLRYHALHHLLPGIPYHALPVAHRRLIAELAPDSAYHASNHKALLPLVVRLAKSSWRGGPAA is encoded by the coding sequence AAGCCGCGCGGGGACGATAAGGCGATGCTGCGCGCCGCCGCCAACCTGACGCGCGAGCTCAACCAGCCCAAGGCCGCGATCTACTGGGCCGACATGCTGGCGTCCGCGCTGACCGGCTATGCGATGGTCGCGGTGGCGATCCTTGCCAGCTCGCCATGGGTCGCGCTGGGCGCGGCGGTGATTGCCGTGCTGACGCTGTATCGCGCGGGCCTGTTCATCCATGAAATCACCCATTTGAAGGCGGGCGCGCTGCCGGGCTTCAAGCTTGGCTGGAACCTGCTGGTGGGCGTGCCGCTGATGGCGCCGTCGTTCATGTACGAAGGCATCCACAACATGCATCACGCCAAGACCCGCTACGGCACGGTCGAGGATCCCGAATATCTGCCGCTGGCGCTGATGAAGCCGTGGACCCTGCCGATGTTCGTGGTGATCGCGGTGCTGGGGCCGGTGGCGCTGCTGTTCCGCTTTGCCGTGCTGACGCCGCTGTCGCTGCTCATCCCGAAGCTGCGCGATGTCGTGGTCGGCAAGATGTCGGGCCTGCAGATCAACCCCAAGTTCGTGCGGCGCCGCCCCGAAGGCGAGTTCGCGCGCGAATGGGCGTGGCAGGAAGCCGGCGCGTCGATCTTTGCGATCGGGCTGATTGCGCTGGTGGTTAGCGGTGTCGTGCCTCTACGCGCGGCGGCGATCTACATCGGCATCACGTCGGCGGCGCTGGTGCTGAACCAGATCCGCACGCTGGTCGCGCATCTGTGGGAAAATGACGGCGAGGCGATGACGGTGACCGAGCAATATCTCGACACGGTCAACGTCCCGCCGCCGGGCGTGTGGGCCGAGCTTTGGGCGCCGGTGGGCCTGCGCTACCACGCGCTGCACCACCTGCTGCCGGGCATCCCCTATCATGCGCTGCCGGTCGCGCACCGGCGGCTGATTGCCGAACTGGCGCCGGATTCGGCCTATCATGCGTCGAACCACAAGGCATTGCTGCCGCTGGTCGTCAGGCTGGCGAAGAGTAGCTGGCGCGGCGGGCCGGCCGCCTGA